The Gammaproteobacteria bacterium genome includes a region encoding these proteins:
- a CDS encoding PTS sugar transporter subunit IIA, which produces MTVSVLLITHENLGKILLEITTRVLGVCPLQTDTLCVPFDSDPDQMLAQAQAKVETMNSGDGVLILTDMFGATPSNIAHKLSKPEHVMVVTGLNMPMMMRVMNYPDLTLTQLVEIAVDGGKDGVLFNRREIT; this is translated from the coding sequence ATGACGGTTAGCGTCTTATTAATCACGCACGAAAATTTAGGCAAAATTCTGCTGGAAATCACCACCCGGGTTCTGGGTGTCTGTCCCCTGCAAACCGACACCCTATGTGTTCCCTTTGATTCAGACCCAGATCAAATGCTGGCTCAAGCTCAAGCCAAAGTGGAAACCATGAACAGCGGCGATGGTGTACTGATTCTTACCGATATGTTCGGTGCTACACCCAGCAATATTGCCCACAAATTATCCAAGCCGGAACACGTCATGGTGGTGACCGGTTTGAACATGCCTATGATGATGCGCGTCATGAACTACCCGGATCTTACGCTCACCCAACTGGTGGAAATTGCCGTCGATGGCGGTAAAGACGGTGTATTGTTCAACCGCAGAGAAATTACCTAA
- a CDS encoding HPr family phosphocarrier protein has product MLSTELTIVNKLGLHARAAAKLVQLASRFQSSVFVSKDGREVNGKSIMGVMMLAASQNSIITVTVDGADEYEALSGLQQLVEERFGEDE; this is encoded by the coding sequence ATGCTGTCCACTGAACTGACCATAGTGAATAAACTGGGTTTGCATGCCCGGGCAGCGGCCAAATTGGTACAACTGGCATCGCGGTTTCAAAGTAGCGTGTTCGTCTCCAAAGACGGACGGGAAGTCAATGGAAAAAGTATCATGGGCGTCATGATGCTGGCGGCCAGCCAAAACTCCATCATCACTGTCACCGTGGATGGCGCAGACGAGTACGAAGCCCTGAGTGGTTTGCAGCAGCTGGTCGAAGAACGATTTGGTGAAGATGAATAA
- the mgtE gene encoding magnesium transporter: MSDTEQEAGKNILVDFTDLINKGSVAQVRRKINKIHPADLAHLLESLPQPQRHSIWELIKKKNRGDVLASLHDDVRTNLIQTMEHDDLVTAVQSLPNDDLADILEDIPEEATSQLLQSMDEQRRQRLEAVMSYPEDTAGGLMNTDTITVREDTTLDVVQRYLRLLGEIPQATDNLIVINREGTYIGTLALTDLLIKDPGLSVGALTKRDSQAIDAHLPQQEVAHIFSQRDLISAPVVDSENKLLGRITIDDVVDVIREESDHSLMSMAGLNEEDDMFASSITSSRRRSVWLGINLLTALLASWVIGLFGQTIEQLVALAILMPIVASMGGIAGSQTLTLVIRGLALGKVSPANAMRLINKEARIGLLNGLIWSLVVAAIAVLWFGNEKLGLVIGMAMIANLVVAALAGASIPIVLQKFKIDPALAGGVVLTTVTDVIGFLVFLGLAALYLV, translated from the coding sequence ATGTCAGACACAGAGCAAGAAGCCGGCAAAAACATCCTGGTAGATTTCACCGACCTGATCAATAAAGGCAGTGTTGCCCAGGTACGCCGCAAGATCAACAAAATACACCCCGCCGATCTGGCTCATTTGCTGGAGTCTCTGCCACAACCGCAGCGACACAGTATTTGGGAGTTGATTAAGAAAAAAAATCGCGGTGACGTACTGGCCAGCCTGCATGATGATGTAAGAACCAACCTGATCCAGACCATGGAACACGATGATCTGGTCACCGCGGTTCAAAGCCTGCCTAATGACGACTTAGCGGATATTCTCGAAGATATTCCGGAGGAAGCCACCTCACAACTGCTCCAATCCATGGACGAACAACGGCGTCAGCGTTTAGAAGCCGTTATGTCATACCCGGAGGATACCGCAGGCGGCCTGATGAACACCGATACCATCACCGTACGCGAAGACACGACGCTGGACGTGGTTCAACGCTATTTGCGCCTGCTGGGTGAAATTCCACAAGCCACGGATAACCTGATCGTCATTAACCGGGAAGGCACCTATATTGGCACCCTGGCGCTGACGGATTTGTTAATCAAAGATCCAGGTTTATCCGTTGGCGCACTCACCAAGCGGGACAGTCAGGCGATTGACGCCCATCTACCGCAACAGGAAGTGGCACATATTTTCTCGCAACGCGATCTCATTTCCGCCCCTGTGGTGGATAGTGAAAACAAACTTTTGGGACGTATTACTATTGACGACGTGGTGGACGTTATTCGCGAGGAATCGGACCACTCACTCATGAGCATGGCGGGACTGAACGAAGAAGACGATATGTTTGCCAGCTCCATTACCAGCAGCCGCCGTCGCAGCGTCTGGCTGGGTATCAATTTACTCACCGCCTTACTGGCCTCCTGGGTAATCGGCCTGTTTGGTCAAACCATTGAGCAACTCGTAGCCTTGGCCATTCTGATGCCAATTGTCGCCAGCATGGGGGGTATTGCCGGAAGCCAAACCCTGACACTGGTGATTCGGGGCCTGGCACTGGGTAAAGTCAGTCCGGCCAACGCCATGCGTTTGATCAATAAAGAAGCACGTATTGGTCTGCTCAACGGCTTAATCTGGTCACTGGTAGTCGCAGCCATTGCGGTGCTCTGGTTCGGTAACGAAAAACTGGGCTTAGTTATCGGCATGGCTATGATCGCCAATCTCGTTGTAGCCGCACTGGCAGGGGCATCCATCCCCATCGTACTACAAAAGTTCAAAATCGATCCCGCTCTGGCCGGCGGCGTGGTACTGACCACGGTAACCGATGTCATTGGATTTTTGGTATTCCTGGGCCTGGCGGCTCTGTATCTCGTGTAA
- a CDS encoding NUDIX hydrolase, with protein sequence MPLPVTPLLTVDIIIELRDRPNHPIVLIERRNPPLGWALPGGFVDRGETLETAAIREAKEETCLDVTLVAHLANYSAPKRDSRFHTVSSVYIAHAQGTPQAADDAINLKVYTPDQIPTPLAFDHEQILRDYLLFKQTGCKPGLLPTT encoded by the coding sequence ATGCCTTTACCCGTCACACCGCTACTTACCGTGGATATCATAATCGAGCTGAGAGATCGTCCGAACCACCCCATTGTACTAATTGAACGACGTAACCCACCTTTGGGCTGGGCACTGCCCGGCGGCTTTGTGGATCGGGGCGAAACGCTGGAAACAGCGGCCATACGCGAAGCCAAAGAGGAAACCTGCCTGGATGTCACCTTGGTGGCCCATTTAGCCAACTACTCCGCCCCCAAGCGGGATTCCCGCTTTCACACCGTTAGCAGTGTCTATATCGCCCACGCTCAGGGCACCCCGCAAGCGGCCGATGACGCCATCAATCTTAAGGTGTATACGCCCGACCAAATCCCCACCCCCTTGGCGTTTGATCACGAACAAATCCTTAGAGACTATCTACTATTTAAGCAAACGGGCTGCAAACCCGGACTATTGCCGACGACATAA
- a CDS encoding phytanoyl-CoA dioxygenase family protein, which produces MKTEFLQQGFYLVKQAIPKKQIDSLLQALNPLQKESNHYGVRNLMQRVAEIRDLALSPTLHGLTKTIHGDFSQPVRSIFFDKTSQSNWNVAWHQDTSIALKERHAVPGFDLWSEKQGIPHVEPPQEYLNNMVTLRLHLDRSDKDNGVLRVLPGTHRNGRTSSKQLIKQVEQNESNIVECVAEPGDVLIMSPLLFHSSRKAVQTTHRRIVHIEYCSMQLPPPLQWYEA; this is translated from the coding sequence ATGAAAACAGAGTTTTTGCAACAAGGATTCTATTTAGTTAAACAAGCCATCCCAAAAAAGCAAATAGACTCGCTGCTACAAGCGCTCAATCCACTTCAAAAAGAAAGCAATCACTACGGCGTGCGCAACTTAATGCAGCGAGTTGCTGAGATTCGTGATTTAGCTCTATCACCTACCCTACATGGGTTGACAAAAACGATACACGGAGATTTTTCCCAACCCGTAAGATCGATATTTTTCGACAAAACATCACAATCCAACTGGAACGTAGCTTGGCATCAAGACACATCCATCGCATTAAAGGAACGGCACGCTGTTCCCGGTTTTGATTTATGGAGTGAAAAACAAGGGATACCGCATGTAGAACCGCCGCAGGAATATTTAAACAACATGGTTACTTTGCGCCTGCACCTGGATAGAAGCGATAAAGACAACGGCGTCTTGCGGGTACTGCCGGGCACTCACCGCAATGGTCGCACAAGCTCCAAACAACTCATTAAACAAGTGGAACAAAACGAGTCCAACATCGTTGAATGTGTTGCCGAACCGGGAGATGTTTTAATCATGAGTCCCTTGCTGTTTCATTCGTCGCGAAAAGCTGTCCAAACAACACACAGAAGAATCGTACATATTGAATATTGTTCCATGCAACTACCGCCACCGTTGCAATGGTACGAAGCCTGA
- a CDS encoding zinc metallopeptidase, translating into MIYAIPTLALLALIFGPQLWVRYVLRKHSRHLDGMPGTGSELARHLLQKFGLTDVKVKQGGKDENYYHPEQNTVCLSPDVYTGKSLTAVAVAAHEVGHAIQFNKQEPVSQLRGKYLNKAHRIQAVGVFILTVLPIVSLLIRIPHLALVSALIGILTMAASVALYVAILPEEFDASYNKALPILATGYVPETYMPAVRQILKACALTYVAGALADILRLWRWIAILR; encoded by the coding sequence ATGATATATGCTATACCCACTTTGGCCTTGTTGGCACTCATTTTTGGGCCCCAGCTATGGGTCCGCTATGTACTGCGCAAACACAGCCGCCACCTGGACGGCATGCCCGGTACCGGCTCGGAACTGGCCAGACACTTGTTGCAGAAGTTTGGTTTAACTGACGTCAAAGTGAAGCAAGGTGGCAAAGATGAAAACTACTACCACCCGGAACAAAATACCGTGTGCTTGAGTCCCGATGTGTATACGGGAAAATCCCTGACTGCGGTGGCGGTAGCGGCCCACGAAGTGGGGCATGCGATTCAGTTCAATAAACAGGAACCCGTAAGCCAACTGCGGGGAAAATACTTAAATAAAGCGCACAGAATCCAAGCTGTTGGCGTATTCATTCTCACCGTGCTGCCCATCGTCAGCCTGCTCATAAGAATCCCCCATTTAGCGCTGGTCTCCGCGCTCATTGGCATTCTCACCATGGCCGCTTCGGTCGCACTTTATGTTGCCATATTACCGGAAGAATTCGATGCCAGTTACAATAAAGCCCTACCTATTTTGGCAACCGGCTATGTGCCTGAAACCTATATGCCCGCTGTGCGGCAAATTCTCAAAGCCTGTGCCCTCACGTATGTTGCCGGTGCGTTGGCGGACATACTGCGTTTGTGGCGCTGGATTGCCATTTTAAGATAA
- the nhaA gene encoding Na+/H+ antiporter NhaA, with protein sequence MQTQDNIWISDFLKLESAGGILLFIASLAAIIAANSFVAPYYDLLLSVPIEIRVGSFEIAKPLLLWINDGLMAVFFFLVGLELKRELLEGELADRKKVVLPAIGAVGGMIVPAAIYFLLNKDDPVAIKGWAIPAATDIAFALGVLSLLGTRIPVSIKIFLTSLAIFDDIGAIIIIAVFYTSKISLTALIVAALCLSVLYFLNKRNTASTSVYILVGIIMWAATLKSGVHATLAGVLLAMFIPIRSAHKPDYSPLKSLEHDLHAAVAFFVLPVFAFANAGISFSGVSAEQLLHNVPMGITLGLFLGKQIGIFAFCWLFIKLGLASLPSGMNWRSLYGTAALCGIGFTMSLFIGSLAFEETGVNLLFDERLGILLGSVLSGILGYLILRSSPHQADPEKG encoded by the coding sequence ATGCAGACACAAGACAACATTTGGATCAGTGATTTTTTAAAACTGGAAAGCGCCGGGGGCATATTGCTGTTTATTGCCTCATTGGCCGCAATCATTGCGGCCAACAGCTTCGTCGCACCGTATTACGATTTGCTCCTTAGCGTACCCATAGAAATTCGAGTGGGCAGCTTTGAAATCGCCAAACCCTTGCTGCTTTGGATCAATGACGGCCTGATGGCCGTATTCTTCTTTCTTGTGGGTTTGGAGCTGAAACGAGAATTGTTGGAAGGTGAATTGGCAGACCGAAAAAAAGTCGTACTACCTGCCATCGGCGCAGTAGGCGGCATGATCGTACCGGCAGCGATCTATTTTCTTTTAAATAAGGACGACCCGGTAGCCATCAAGGGTTGGGCGATTCCCGCCGCGACAGATATCGCTTTTGCTCTGGGGGTATTAAGCTTATTAGGCACGCGTATTCCCGTTTCTATAAAAATATTTCTCACCTCCCTGGCAATATTCGACGATATCGGCGCCATAATTATTATCGCCGTGTTTTATACCTCAAAAATCTCTTTGACCGCACTTATCGTTGCGGCGCTGTGTTTATCCGTGTTGTATTTTCTTAACAAGCGCAACACAGCTTCCACCAGCGTATATATTCTGGTGGGCATCATCATGTGGGCAGCCACATTGAAATCCGGTGTTCATGCCACGCTGGCCGGTGTTTTGCTGGCCATGTTCATTCCCATTCGCTCAGCCCATAAACCCGACTATTCTCCATTAAAGAGCTTAGAACACGACTTACATGCGGCCGTAGCGTTTTTTGTACTACCGGTGTTTGCCTTTGCCAATGCCGGCATTAGTTTCAGCGGTGTCAGCGCCGAGCAGCTCTTGCATAATGTGCCCATGGGAATCACTCTGGGCCTGTTCCTGGGCAAGCAAATAGGGATATTCGCTTTTTGTTGGCTCTTCATTAAATTGGGTTTGGCGAGTTTGCCTAGCGGTATGAATTGGCGCAGCTTATACGGCACGGCAGCACTTTGCGGCATTGGTTTTACCATGAGCCTGTTTATCGGCTCCCTGGCGTTTGAAGAAACCGGCGTCAATCTGCTGTTTGATGAGCGTCTGGGGATACTATTGGGCTCTGTCCTCTCGGGAATTCTGGGTTACCTAATCCTGCGTAGTAGCCCTCATCAAGCTGACCCTGAGAAAGGGTAG
- a CDS encoding cytochrome b/b6 domain-containing protein → MTRVWHWIFVVAVSGSWLFGKFMSSDSVLWHFYLGYTIVALLLFRLIWGMVGPDPVRLRALFSRPSEVIAYSKTLMKRTPSGYAGHNPMGSLWIVVVLLILLLQAISGLFIDADDFFEYGPLFDYVSEDTAKFFNRWHYYLSYLILGLVSLHVFVLFFYLFWKRENLISPMFSGLKWVKKA, encoded by the coding sequence GTGACACGCGTGTGGCACTGGATCTTCGTTGTAGCAGTATCCGGCAGTTGGCTGTTTGGCAAGTTCATGTCGTCAGACTCGGTGCTTTGGCACTTTTATTTGGGCTATACCATTGTCGCCTTGTTATTGTTTCGATTGATTTGGGGAATGGTAGGGCCTGATCCGGTACGGCTAAGAGCATTGTTTTCCCGCCCCAGTGAAGTAATTGCTTATTCAAAAACCCTCATGAAGCGAACACCCAGCGGTTACGCCGGGCACAACCCCATGGGATCGTTGTGGATTGTGGTTGTCTTGCTGATTCTCCTCCTGCAGGCCATATCCGGTTTGTTTATTGATGCCGATGATTTTTTCGAGTACGGGCCTTTGTTCGACTACGTGTCCGAGGATACCGCCAAGTTTTTCAATCGTTGGCACTATTACTTGTCGTACCTTATTCTGGGATTGGTATCCTTACACGTATTTGTGCTGTTTTTCTATCTGTTTTGGAAAAGAGAAAACCTTATCAGCCCTATGTTCAGTGGTTTGAAATGGGTAAAGAAAGCGTAA
- a CDS encoding cytochrome c gives MKIVSRLILSVLCVALASPAFADKDPKKGAIKARQGEMQIRKFNMGPLMAMAKGKMPYDAKKAQTMANNLKVLLELNNSAAWMQGTSNKEYPDDTTALPKIWETWPKIADYGKDYAKAVKEVAAVAGNGQSALGKAMKDLGKACKSCHDDFRKKDD, from the coding sequence ATGAAGATTGTTTCCAGATTAATCCTGTCGGTGCTGTGCGTGGCTTTGGCTTCGCCTGCTTTCGCCGATAAAGACCCCAAAAAAGGGGCTATCAAGGCGCGACAGGGCGAAATGCAAATCAGAAAATTTAACATGGGCCCATTAATGGCCATGGCCAAGGGAAAAATGCCCTACGATGCCAAAAAAGCCCAGACCATGGCGAACAACCTTAAAGTTTTATTGGAATTAAACAATAGCGCGGCTTGGATGCAGGGTACTTCCAATAAGGAGTATCCGGATGATACAACCGCGTTACCAAAAATTTGGGAAACCTGGCCAAAAATAGCGGATTACGGTAAAGACTATGCCAAAGCTGTTAAGGAAGTGGCTGCAGTTGCCGGTAACGGTCAATCTGCTTTGGGCAAGGCGATGAAGGATTTGGGTAAGGCGTGTAAATCCTGTCATGACGATTTCCGCAAGAAAGACGATTAA
- a CDS encoding patatin-like phospholipase family protein has translation MPNFKFIAVHPAMLFLTLLGADNNLFATELGKQDRPVVGLVLSGGGARGAAHVGVLGIIEKMRVPVDIITGTSMGAIAGGLYAYGYSPAELELLLSQADWEVLFSDRAPRRGLSPRRKTDYLGYPVKNEMGFKNRSFYMPTGLLEGQKLNVYLKSLTLHAPTKFSDLPINFRAVATDIETGEDVVLGEGSLAESLRASLSIPGIFAPVEWDGRLLVDGGIVNNVPVKLAREMGAEILIVVDLSSKLKNRKDLGSPFSILGQSIDISIQRATSFQLDALGDRDILIQPDTSGFSSTDFKRIKELTQIGILAAQSQSEKLKVLSLSESDYTQYLAKKQRPTRPLRVDRVVVQNQSRMSDSVIETYIQTRPGPLNMKELEQDIEKLNGLDIFESVDFDLETSDGTSTLVLTTKQKAWGPNFLRFGANIANNFNAEPTESHLSLTANTVPVGSSGSEWRTELQLGYNDVFHTEFYQPLDRRLEFYVRPWFRFEQTHLNDFTKTRDVVNDTLVATAQLGFVAGRWFGSQFSVELGLNRAFGDSVPNTGKLSINNHDADLGAWELRMVYDDLDSMEFPTSGSLASVHWLGLRQTLGNAGEQDRVRINLLLSETFGKNTLTFWGSVGAVVGGDVEPDTGYTLGGLFSLSGLERNSYMGRYTGIARILYTGDYINWPTLIDIPLYFGMSVEAGNAWNDSSEIDVGTLVLAGSLFVGVDTPIGPLYLAQGFSRHSETKSYLFLGHNLSFF, from the coding sequence ATGCCAAATTTTAAGTTTATAGCGGTACATCCCGCAATGCTGTTTTTGACTTTGCTTGGCGCTGATAACAACCTATTTGCGACAGAGCTTGGCAAACAAGACCGCCCGGTCGTAGGCTTGGTTCTCAGTGGCGGCGGAGCCCGCGGGGCGGCTCATGTAGGGGTTCTTGGAATAATAGAAAAAATGCGAGTACCGGTGGATATTATCACCGGGACCAGCATGGGGGCGATAGCGGGCGGCCTATACGCTTATGGGTATTCCCCGGCCGAGTTGGAGCTACTCTTGTCACAGGCGGATTGGGAAGTTTTGTTTTCCGATAGGGCACCACGGCGTGGGTTGAGTCCCAGGCGTAAAACCGATTATCTGGGTTATCCCGTTAAGAACGAAATGGGTTTTAAAAACCGATCGTTTTACATGCCGACAGGACTGCTTGAGGGCCAAAAGCTCAACGTGTATCTCAAGTCGCTCACGTTACATGCTCCAACGAAGTTTAGTGATTTACCCATCAACTTTAGGGCCGTCGCCACAGATATCGAAACAGGCGAAGATGTCGTGCTTGGTGAGGGTAGCTTGGCCGAATCCTTACGTGCCAGCTTGTCTATTCCCGGTATATTTGCCCCTGTAGAGTGGGATGGACGTCTGCTGGTGGATGGCGGCATAGTGAATAACGTCCCGGTAAAACTCGCACGGGAAATGGGCGCCGAAATTCTGATTGTTGTGGATTTGAGTTCGAAACTGAAAAATCGAAAAGACTTGGGATCTCCTTTCAGTATTTTGGGCCAAAGCATCGATATCTCCATTCAGCGCGCAACATCGTTTCAACTGGATGCTTTGGGCGATCGGGATATTTTGATTCAACCCGATACCAGTGGTTTTTCTTCCACCGATTTCAAGCGGATTAAGGAGCTCACGCAAATAGGTATTCTTGCAGCGCAGTCTCAGAGCGAGAAACTAAAGGTGCTGTCTTTGTCGGAAAGTGACTATACGCAGTATCTGGCCAAGAAACAGCGGCCCACACGCCCGTTGCGGGTTGACAGGGTTGTCGTTCAAAATCAATCCAGAATGTCTGACTCCGTCATAGAAACGTATATTCAAACCAGGCCCGGCCCCCTAAACATGAAAGAGTTGGAACAGGATATCGAAAAACTCAACGGGTTGGATATTTTTGAAAGCGTGGATTTTGATTTGGAGACTTCCGATGGGACCTCTACCTTAGTATTGACCACCAAGCAAAAAGCCTGGGGCCCCAATTTTTTGCGTTTTGGCGCCAACATCGCTAACAACTTCAATGCTGAACCCACTGAGTCACACCTCAGTTTGACGGCCAACACGGTTCCCGTTGGGAGTTCAGGCAGTGAATGGCGCACGGAGCTGCAACTGGGTTATAACGACGTGTTTCATACGGAGTTCTATCAACCCTTGGATCGACGGTTAGAGTTTTATGTGCGTCCTTGGTTTAGATTTGAACAAACTCATTTAAACGATTTTACGAAAACCCGCGATGTAGTCAATGATACTTTAGTGGCTACTGCTCAGTTGGGTTTTGTTGCGGGTCGCTGGTTTGGTTCTCAATTTTCTGTGGAGCTGGGTCTGAATCGGGCGTTTGGAGACAGCGTCCCCAACACGGGAAAGTTGTCTATTAATAATCATGATGCGGATTTGGGGGCATGGGAACTTCGAATGGTATACGACGATTTGGATAGCATGGAGTTTCCGACGTCCGGGTCTCTGGCAAGTGTCCATTGGTTGGGTCTGCGGCAGACGCTGGGAAATGCTGGCGAGCAAGACAGGGTGCGAATCAATTTACTGCTGTCGGAAACCTTTGGCAAAAACACGCTGACGTTTTGGGGAAGTGTGGGAGCGGTGGTGGGAGGTGATGTAGAGCCGGATACGGGGTATACCTTGGGTGGATTATTCAGCTTGTCGGGCTTGGAAAGAAACTCTTATATGGGACGATATACCGGAATTGCTCGCATTCTATATACCGGTGATTATATTAATTGGCCAACGCTGATTGATATTCCATTATATTTTGGCATGTCAGTGGAGGCGGGCAATGCCTGGAATGACAGTAGTGAAATCGATGTTGGTACTTTAGTACTAGCTGGAAGTTTATTTGTCGGAGTCGATACGCCCATCGGGCCTCTGTACTTGGCACAAGGGTTTTCACGCCATAGCGAAACCAAAAGCTATTTATTTCTTGGTCACAATCTGAGCTTTTTTTAA
- a CDS encoding cytochrome-c peroxidase, producing MLKIVSNFVVVLLCSVSVVCAAADGKVGAQSWTDSEKSIVRSLWIGNLPPLPKDPTNQYADHPKAAELGKKLFFDTRLSASGQISCATCHDPSKNFTDGQALSRGMGQTRRNAPSIIGMAYSPWFFWDGRADSQWSQALGPLENGVEHGGNRTHYAHVLGSDAEYLRLYESVFGSFPDLSDVSRFPRQAGPVTDTSASLAWESMSSEDQNTVTRVFVNIGKSLAAYERTIIIGPSRFDRYVEAMDSGVVQGSEPLYTEEEKAGLKLFIGKATCVICHSGPLFTNHDFKNVATPGVKALGKDQGRFDGVQKVLNNPFNCRSDYSDANQDGCKELQFIKFTVDDTLGAFKIPGLRNVAKTAPYMHAGQFSTLAEVLKHYQKRPLTRLGHSDLLPFKLTDTELVQLESFLRTLNSDLDDSGLGVTVPAQ from the coding sequence ATGCTGAAAATTGTATCGAATTTTGTTGTAGTTTTATTGTGTTCAGTTAGTGTTGTCTGTGCTGCCGCCGACGGCAAAGTGGGAGCGCAGAGCTGGACAGACTCTGAAAAGTCTATAGTACGTAGTCTCTGGATAGGGAATCTGCCTCCATTGCCTAAAGATCCGACTAATCAATACGCAGACCATCCTAAAGCCGCTGAATTGGGCAAAAAGCTGTTTTTTGATACACGCTTGAGTGCGTCCGGTCAAATATCCTGTGCGACTTGTCATGATCCGAGTAAGAATTTTACTGACGGACAAGCGCTTTCACGCGGTATGGGGCAAACCCGGCGCAATGCTCCCAGCATCATTGGTATGGCGTATAGCCCCTGGTTTTTTTGGGATGGTCGTGCAGATAGCCAATGGTCTCAGGCTCTAGGGCCTTTGGAAAATGGCGTGGAGCATGGTGGTAATCGTACTCACTATGCTCATGTGCTGGGCAGTGATGCGGAGTATTTGCGTTTATATGAATCGGTATTTGGCTCTTTCCCGGATCTATCCGATGTATCCCGCTTTCCCCGACAGGCCGGCCCCGTAACGGACACCTCTGCCAGTCTGGCTTGGGAGAGCATGTCCTCGGAGGATCAAAATACGGTGACACGGGTCTTTGTCAATATAGGAAAATCACTGGCAGCCTATGAGCGTACGATAATTATCGGTCCCAGCCGCTTTGATCGATATGTAGAGGCAATGGACAGCGGCGTAGTGCAGGGCTCTGAGCCCTTATATACGGAAGAAGAAAAGGCAGGATTGAAACTGTTTATAGGTAAAGCGACCTGCGTCATTTGTCATTCGGGCCCGTTATTCACTAACCACGATTTTAAGAACGTTGCCACCCCCGGTGTGAAAGCATTGGGCAAGGACCAGGGCCGATTTGACGGTGTACAGAAAGTACTGAACAATCCTTTTAATTGTCGTAGTGACTACAGTGACGCCAATCAAGATGGTTGCAAAGAGCTGCAATTTATAAAATTCACTGTGGACGATACCTTGGGAGCATTTAAGATACCCGGGTTGAGAAATGTTGCCAAAACTGCACCCTATATGCACGCGGGACAGTTTAGTACGCTGGCAGAGGTCCTAAAACATTATCAGAAAAGACCTCTTACCCGTTTAGGACACAGTGATTTACTACCCTTTAAATTGACCGATACGGAACTGGTGCAATTGGAGTCCTTTTTGCGCACTCTGAATTCCGACCTGGACGACAGTGGCTTGGGCGTTACAGTACCGGCGCAATAA
- a CDS encoding FixH family protein, whose amino-acid sequence MKRFTIAVNLITLSLVLTGCASTNSSMLKATTMVSQEPHLVVVSDHKRFVLSLFPNTTPPPLHQIHDWTLQVKDADAVAVETANIMVYGGMPKHKHGFSTNPKVTQNLGNGNYLIDGIKFNMPGQWEIWLNIIAGKVRDKAVFVVNIK is encoded by the coding sequence ATGAAACGTTTTACAATAGCTGTTAACTTGATTACCCTCAGTTTGGTTTTGACAGGATGCGCTTCCACAAACTCATCTATGCTAAAAGCAACAACGATGGTGAGTCAGGAGCCACACTTAGTGGTTGTAAGCGATCACAAACGCTTTGTGTTGAGTTTATTTCCAAACACAACACCACCTCCTTTGCACCAAATCCACGATTGGACCTTGCAAGTGAAAGACGCGGATGCAGTGGCGGTGGAAACAGCCAATATCATGGTTTATGGCGGTATGCCCAAGCACAAGCACGGTTTTTCCACAAATCCAAAAGTCACACAAAATCTCGGTAACGGTAACTATTTGATAGACGGTATTAAGTTCAACATGCCGGGACAGTGGGAGATTTGGTTGAATATCATTGCCGGAAAAGTCCGGGATAAGGCGGTATTTGTCGTCAACATAAAATAA